One genomic segment of uncultured Campylobacter sp. includes these proteins:
- a CDS encoding S4 domain-containing protein, which translates to MRIDKFLNAVNITKRRAISEDMCKSGVVAVNGVVVKPAKELKIGDVITISFLDRKQSFKVLAFPSAKNTPKNEQTKYVQEL; encoded by the coding sequence ATGAGAATCGATAAATTTTTAAACGCAGTAAATATCACCAAGCGGCGCGCCATCAGCGAAGATATGTGCAAAAGCGGCGTCGTAGCCGTAAACGGCGTGGTAGTAAAGCCCGCCAAAGAGCTTAAAATCGGCGACGTTATCACCATAAGCTTTTTGGATAGAAAACAAAGCTTTAAAGTCCTAGCCTTTCCTAGCGCGAAAAATACGCCCAAAAACGAGCAAACAAAGTATGTCCAAGAGCTTTGA
- a CDS encoding argininosuccinate synthase has protein sequence MAKDVKKVVLAYSGGLDTSIILKWLGDTYGCDVVTFTADIGQNEDLEPIKNKAVKLGIKKENIFVEDLREEFVRDYVFPMFRANAVYEGEYLLGTSIARPLIAKKLVEIAKKTGADAVSHGATGKGNDQVRFELGAYALNPDIKVIAPWRLWDLNSREKLLAYAKKNGIDIASKPGKSPYSMDANILHISYEGLVLEDPAHAPEEDMWRWTVSPKNAPDKSEIIEIEYKHGDPVKLNGKALKPHEMLAALNELGAKNGIGRLDLVENRYVGMKSRGCYETPGGTIMLKAHRAIESITLDRGAAHLKDDLMPRYAELIYNGFWFSPERLLLQELINKSQEHVNGKVKLELYKGNVTVLGRKSKSDSLFNTDFVTFEEDKVFNQKDGDGFIKLSALRFIIAGKNGRKL, from the coding sequence ATGGCAAAAGATGTAAAAAAGGTCGTTTTGGCGTATTCGGGAGGACTAGATACTAGCATTATTTTAAAGTGGCTCGGCGATACTTACGGCTGCGATGTGGTGACTTTCACCGCAGATATCGGTCAGAACGAGGATTTGGAGCCTATCAAAAACAAAGCTGTGAAACTGGGCATCAAAAAGGAAAATATCTTCGTAGAGGATCTGCGCGAGGAATTTGTGCGAGATTACGTATTTCCGATGTTTCGCGCAAATGCGGTTTATGAGGGCGAGTATCTTTTAGGCACATCGATTGCCCGCCCGTTGATCGCTAAAAAGCTAGTTGAAATTGCTAAAAAAACCGGCGCAGACGCCGTAAGCCACGGCGCGACCGGCAAGGGTAACGATCAAGTCCGCTTCGAGCTTGGCGCATATGCGCTAAATCCCGATATTAAGGTGATTGCGCCGTGGAGGTTGTGGGATTTGAACTCTCGCGAGAAGCTGCTTGCTTACGCTAAGAAAAACGGCATTGATATCGCTTCAAAGCCAGGCAAATCGCCGTATTCGATGGATGCGAATATCCTTCACATCTCCTACGAGGGCTTGGTGCTGGAAGATCCCGCCCATGCGCCTGAAGAGGATATGTGGCGATGGACCGTGAGCCCTAAAAATGCGCCAGATAAGAGCGAGATCATCGAGATTGAATACAAGCATGGTGATCCTGTAAAGCTAAATGGCAAAGCGCTTAAGCCGCATGAGATGCTAGCAGCGCTTAATGAGCTTGGCGCTAAAAACGGCATCGGTAGGCTTGATCTTGTTGAAAACCGCTACGTCGGCATGAAGAGTCGCGGCTGCTACGAAACTCCGGGCGGCACGATTATGCTAAAGGCTCACCGCGCGATCGAGAGCATCACGCTGGATCGCGGCGCGGCGCATCTAAAAGACGATCTGATGCCGCGCTACGCCGAGCTTATTTACAACGGCTTTTGGTTCAGCCCGGAGCGCTTGCTGCTTCAAGAGCTGATAAATAAATCCCAAGAGCACGTAAACGGCAAGGTTAAGCTAGAGCTTTATAAGGGCAACGTGACCGTGCTGGGCAGGAAAAGCAAGAGCGATAGTTTGTTTAATACCGATTTCGTGACGTTTGAAGAGGATAAAGTTTTCAATCAAAAAGACGGCGACGGATTTATCAAACTAAGCGCGTTAAGATTTATCATCGCGGGTAAGAACGGACGCAAGCTTTAG
- a CDS encoding ATP-binding protein — protein sequence MKKVLLSCALAGALFGLELDGFSAPEGSLITEDAFYIANRGKNEDSLGRSGFISRIVKNSNVVETNFIDDLVNPGGMAQIAGVLYVCDLDAIRGFSKGQEVFNLKIEGAQALNDVVALGSEVLLASDPARGTIWRIDLLSRTADEFARIDPSLGSPNGLLAKGDKLLITTFDLSGKVPGRVLSMDLKSREISIFADMKGVFYGIARGKNDEILVSDWGEDLLSGKIWRIDANGQIRKINLGAMQRPADISSDGKVLLIPKSLENKVELINLP from the coding sequence ATGAAAAAAGTTCTACTTTCGTGCGCCTTGGCGGGCGCGCTTTTCGGCTTGGAGCTCGATGGATTCAGTGCGCCCGAGGGTTCGCTAATCACTGAGGACGCTTTTTACATCGCAAATCGCGGCAAAAACGAAGATTCGCTAGGCAGAAGCGGCTTTATCAGCAGGATCGTAAAAAATTCCAATGTCGTTGAGACAAATTTTATAGACGATCTGGTAAATCCGGGCGGAATGGCGCAGATCGCGGGCGTGCTCTACGTGTGCGATCTGGATGCGATCAGAGGCTTTAGCAAAGGTCAGGAGGTTTTTAATCTAAAAATCGAGGGAGCGCAGGCCTTAAACGACGTCGTAGCGCTCGGTAGCGAGGTTTTGCTCGCAAGCGATCCCGCGCGTGGGACGATCTGGCGCATCGACCTGCTCTCGCGCACCGCGGATGAGTTTGCGCGCATTGATCCATCGCTAGGCAGCCCAAACGGACTTTTGGCTAAAGGCGACAAGCTTCTGATCACCACCTTCGATCTTAGCGGAAAGGTCCCGGGGCGCGTGCTAAGCATGGATCTGAAATCTCGCGAAATTTCGATCTTTGCCGATATGAAGGGGGTTTTCTACGGCATAGCGCGCGGAAAAAACGACGAAATTTTAGTTAGCGACTGGGGCGAGGACCTTTTAAGCGGCAAAATTTGGCGTATAGATGCGAACGGACAGATACGCAAAATAAACCTCGGCGCGATGCAAAGGCCTGCGGACATCTCA
- the tsaE gene encoding tRNA (adenosine(37)-N6)-threonylcarbamoyltransferase complex ATPase subunit type 1 TsaE: protein MSKSFELICGEDEISRLIQALPKSGIILLIGGLAAGKTTLARAIVRAHGLDEHVSSPTFSIMQNYGEIYHYDIYNGGCEGILKNGLFENLFEEGLHLIEWADENLINLLKKYELDFCVVRITPHAQGRKYEVSYA from the coding sequence ATGTCCAAGAGCTTTGAACTCATCTGCGGCGAGGATGAAATTTCGCGCCTCATACAAGCGCTGCCAAAAAGCGGCATAATCTTACTAATCGGGGGTCTCGCCGCCGGTAAAACGACGCTTGCGCGCGCGATCGTGCGGGCTCACGGGTTAGATGAGCACGTGAGCTCGCCTACGTTTTCGATCATGCAAAACTACGGCGAAATTTATCATTACGACATCTATAACGGCGGCTGTGAGGGGATTTTAAAAAACGGACTATTTGAAAATTTATTTGAAGAGGGACTTCATCTGATCGAATGGGCGGATGAAAATTTGATAAATTTACTTAAAAAATATGAGCTTGATTTTTGCGTAGTGAGGATCACACCGCACGCGCAAGGGCGAAAATACGAGGTAAGCTATGCATAA
- the lptB gene encoding LPS export ABC transporter ATP-binding protein: protein MHKLEVRGLKKTIKGTPIIKGISLELYNGEIVGLLGPNGAGKTTTFYMICGLISASGGDILLNENSIAKVPLHKRAKLGIGYLPQESSIFKELSVEENLMLAAEITYKNKAEASRKVDEMLNLLNIEPIRLRKGVSLSGGERRRCEIARSLMITPKFLLLDEPFAGVDPIAVNDIQSIVRDLSDLGIGVLITDHNVRETLAICDRAYVIKDGELFAGGTAKEIASDPNVRKFYLGEDFSI from the coding sequence ATGCATAAACTGGAAGTCAGGGGTCTTAAAAAAACCATAAAAGGCACGCCGATCATCAAAGGAATCTCGCTAGAACTTTACAATGGCGAGATTGTAGGGCTGCTAGGGCCCAATGGCGCGGGTAAAACCACGACATTTTATATGATCTGCGGGCTGATAAGCGCTAGCGGTGGTGATATCTTGCTTAATGAAAATAGCATCGCAAAGGTTCCGCTTCATAAGCGCGCCAAGCTCGGCATAGGCTACCTGCCACAAGAAAGTAGCATCTTTAAGGAGCTTAGTGTGGAGGAAAATTTAATGCTCGCTGCAGAGATTACCTATAAAAATAAAGCCGAAGCCTCACGTAAGGTCGATGAGATGCTAAATCTGCTAAATATCGAGCCGATCAGATTGCGCAAGGGCGTAAGCCTAAGTGGCGGCGAGCGCAGGCGCTGCGAGATCGCGCGAAGCCTAATGATAACGCCGAAATTCCTACTTTTAGATGAGCCGTTTGCAGGCGTTGATCCGATCGCCGTTAACGACATCCAAAGCATCGTGCGCGATTTAAGCGATCTTGGCATCGGCGTGCTCATCACCGATCATAACGTCCGCGAGACGCTTGCGATCTGCGACCGCGCCTACGTCATCAAGGACGGCGAGCTATTCGCCGGCGGCACCGCAAAAGAGATAGCCAGCGATCCGAATGTCCGTAAATTCTACCTCGGCGAGGATTTTAGCATCTAA